The sequence below is a genomic window from Dermacentor andersoni chromosome 6, qqDerAnde1_hic_scaffold, whole genome shotgun sequence.
GAAGCTTTTCGTTAGGCTTCGAAAGTTAGACAAGAACCACTGGATACAGAAGCTGGTAACCAAGGGTTTGACGCATTCGACTGCCACCGCGCCTACGCCGGCTCGTACCAAGAAAACACGACAAGACAACGTCAGGCACCAGGAAACTCATCGACGCCCAGAACCACGGCGACGCGCTGCCAGCCCTCGAAGTGTGGTAGAGGAAGCTTACGCCCTTCCCGAGGTGGCGAGGAGGCCCCGTCGGTCTCACCTCAGCCTCTCTGACGGCTTCCTCCGCAAGAGGTTTGGTACGTTCAAGGACCTCGAAGTCCACCTCGTGAGCGGTGGCTCGACGACGAACTTCGATGTACCCGACGTAGAGGCCGTGTACAAGCGAGCAGCCGTGTACAAGACGCCCATGGACAACAGCTCCGTGGAGCTGTTTTGCTTGGCAGGCTACAGGACCGCCGCCAGCGTCACCTGGCGCGTGAACGGCCGGACACCCGAAGAGTTCATCAGCACCGAGACGGCCTTCTCGAAACGGGACGGTGGTCTCAAGGTCATCATCTCGCGCCTAAAGCTCCAGAGGCTAGAGGTGCTGCCCACAACGACGGGAAACTACAGCTTCGAGTGCGTCACCAACATCGACGACTCAGACGCCCGTGCTTCCATAGAAGTGACCGGCTCCTTCAACAACACGTGCATCGACAGCAGTGACTGCGACGCGCGCAACGCGCTCTGCACCTTCGGCAAGTGCGAATGCAAGGACTTCCTCCCGGTGCCCTTGAACTCGCGGCACACGACGTGCCGCTCCTTCGGCTACATCGGCTGGCCGTGCCACTACGACGAGCAGTGCTCGTACGCGGTGCAGAACAGCGTGTGCAGCGCCAAGGGTCGCTGCGCCTGCCTCGACGACTACCGGCGCAACCGGGACAACCAGTCCTGCGTTCCTCGCAGTGGCCTGGGCGCCGAGTGCACCGAGCAGAAAGAGTGCGATGCGGCCCACGCCGTGTGCCATGGAGGACACTGCCGCTGTCCCGAAGGAACGAGTCCCAGGGCGGGAAGCTGTTTTGATCTGCCGGCCTCGCCCCTGTTGGAGCGCATGAACGACAAAATGCTTCTCCCTGCAAACGTCACAGTCGTGGCTCCGCTCGACGATTCCACGATGGCTGCGCCATCCTCCAGTGCTCTGCCTGTGAAAAAGGCCTCCGTTTCGTCAGCACGTTGCCTAGGCGAGGCTGCCACGACGGCGCGAGCACTCACCCTGTTGTTGGTCGGCCTGACGTATGGCAACGTTTTTTGGCGGATACCTTCAACATTTTCATGTCAGTGACTTGCACGAAGTGATGACGCCCTAACATTTTTCACAATACATTCTCCGTGGCGACTTCATCGTAGTGCCGATGCACGTGCTGCTTGAAATCTGTGCCTTCAAACGAGCTTGAACAGTGCGCTCCTTTGTGGCCAACGTGCAAATGAACACAAAGCTGCGAATATGTGAGCTTTCGTAGAGTCTTCACTGCCGTCAATGACACGAAGGAAATGGTGTCAGTTGTGTTCCTCCGACATTTTCTGCGGAGCGAAACCACGCGCAACCATACAGGAGCGGACACGCATGTATTATTATTGTGTGACTGTGCATACTTACGGAGAAGACAAGTAACGGGTGCATCCGGCGAGTTATGGCTTCTAAGAAGACCAAACACGACAGAGTAGTATGTGCTCTTTCGGTATAGCGGGCGGTCATGCAACTACAAACTGATGCCCTGCATTGAATAAAGTAATCAAAAACGTATACAACGAGTGCTGGAAACAATAAAGCGTAGCCTTGCAAACAGGCAGTCTAGTCTGATTTTATTGCACATGAGCACGGACTGGATTAAATGGCTAGCGGTATCACCACATAGGCATCTGTGAGAGGTGTCAAGCTCCTAATTCGAAAATGGCATTTTCAATGTATAGACAAACCATCACGGCCAGTAATGAATTCATGTAGAAATGCGTGTGGTAAATTCAGGATATGCCACCTCTAAATTTAATTCGTTAACTTACATTCACCTTGCTGTTGGTTTGAGGCACCTTTTTATACTATAACGGGTGGTTTGGAGCCTAATGATCCAAGAATAGAGCCTATGAGAACAATTTTACCGCTGAGTGTAACGTGTAACAACCATGTTTTCAAAGTGTATTCATGTGACAGCTCTTGAGCTGCTACTAACCCATAAGGGCCACGTTTCATAATCGCTAATAATAGCCGTGCTCCTTAGTTAGTGCACTGTAACGTGACATGCAATTGCAGTGAACAAAAGAcaaaggatgttttttttttattccaagcATTCTTGGCCTACACTAGGCACTtggaatctatctatctatctatttatctatctatctatctatctatctatctatctatctatataacCGCTTATGTTAACTAGCTTTGGGCACTAGATATGCATGACGATATGTATGACGACAGGCATGAATGACATGACATCAATGACTCCTGGTACTGCATTGCGCAACCCATCAGAGCTAGTCCTGCTATGGGCTCCAGTTCTACACTGGGAAAGAAAGTTGGAATCAAGTTTCCCTTCGTGAAGCAAGCGTATGGATGCTATAGCGCACGCGACGCTATCGGTCCTGGGTGCGCCTTGACGCCCACACTGTCCGCATaacagatcgtattcaagacagggctcgcgcggccgcgccacaTATGCAGCAAtcgccagagtagaacgccccgccactgaccgcggacactcgctgtcaaaacgctggcgtgaggaatggcggcagcagcagggagcgaagGAACTTTCAGGCttctatcgcttcaacgtaaaCTCGGCgttgagaacacagcgcacgcaaagctacgagccgttgGCTCACCTAGATTCTGCCCCAAATAAAATCGCTTTCATGATACAGCCCGCGCGACCGCGCACAGCCGAAGTGCAACGCCCCCGCTCCGTCTCCTCCCCCGGTGCCGTGGTGCaatgcgcgcgacggaatacggcgcgcttcctgccctttaacacgcgagattgagccgccatcgtcggctcaccgtcgcgcgctttcactcgtacgCACAGCGTATGGCTCCCGAGGACGGAATTACCACGAGACGAATCCACTACGTATGCATCGCACAtggagtttccttcctccgtggcatcGCATAAGAAACCAGTAGCAACTGTCAGAGGAGGTCAACCCCGCGCGCATCCGCCTACTTTCCTCCTCCGCTTCGCTCAACGTTACCTACACATTCCTCTAGGTGGCGATACTTTGCCGCGCGCTGAGCGCACTCCTCCATACTATCCCCGGCGCGCGATTTTTTTCACCTCCAGGTGGCTTCCACGTACGCTTGTCATGCGGCCTCAGACAGACCACCGTCGATTTGAAGATCTGGCCAGTTACGTTTGCGCGTAAAACAAAATATGCGGGAAGGAAGCGGGGTGTAATACGGCGTATCTACACCTAGGTGATTTTTCTCCTCCTTTAATTCAAATGAAATCATTTTAGTAAAATATCACAGGATTGGCAGAGGCACTGACAAGAAAGCTTTTAAAAGGCTTGACAGCGTCCGTGCCACCTAAAGATGACAAAATAAGAACGCGCGCACATGGTTATAATAAAAAATGGGCATAAAaacaaatttggaggacgctgaagcttcgcctttaacagtggaacgcgatagcactcaaagatccccgactgcttctcacacttcacGGCAACTGGAGCTTAccaggaaacgcttgcggcgaacgctatgcacgaaggcgagctttgtggtggaaCCATAGAGAAAGGTGGAACCACGGCCTCTAGCGTGGGCCGCAatgcagcggaggcgagcgccagctggaatTAATGCAAGGAACCTGGCGTGCcactccgtggcccccaagaccTCAATCGCGCCGGAAGCGCTCAAAATGGCAGACGCCGCGGCCAGTCCGTGAACGCCGCGGCCGGTTTGCATGTGTGAAGGTGCTTCTTTGTgttctcgcgtaacagaattatgttttctcgtatagccaaattacaatccgagagctatcgtgtctgtaggttgtgtgcaagtcgtagttaacgatttttctacgtattttagcttgacaaATTCAATTAGCTTAGTCAATTTCTTGCATCATATGCAGGCCGGGGTATACggggttttcattttttttctttttttttttttgctggtgcaCCGTCCGACGTGGGGCACCTCATATTCTGCGACACTGGctacttaacgctgtcgcgttaataatgTCAACATCGTCTACTAATTGACCAAATCGGACAACTAATAGAAATTGTCATGAAACAACAAAGATCATTTAGCATGGAATGCATAATAAACAAAAGTAAGATCCACATTATCGCATGAAATACATGGCGCGAAGCACGTAACAGTAGATCCATAAAAAATGTGGGTAACGAGGAATGCAAAGATAAACGTTACAAAATTATGCACATTCACTAACAAGCAAAGGAAAAAGCTTAGAGATTTTCGAGTGAATGGTATCCTATGCGCAACACATTCAATGAGAATAAGAAAACGATATCATTATCTCCAGAGATATTTTTTTCAAAACCGCGAGTCAAGTTTGGCGCCTGGCATAAACTTGCATCACATGCTGCAATGACGGTGGTGTGGTCGACGCATTGCTTAAAACTTGCGCCATCGTAGTTGTACTGAAGCTTGCGCCGGACGTGTAGAATAAAAATAGCACGACTTTTTATAAGGCCTAATAGTACATGGAAGAGACAAGGGCGGCCAAGCGCATTGTGAGTGGTTATTATAATATATTTAAATGCCTGTGTTGACCACTTGTTCTACAACAAGTAGCTGAGCTATATCGGGTATCCAACATGCTTTATGCAGGGAGCTGTTCACATCAGGGCATATCTGCAACGTATTTCATAAGGCTAAATTTCAAATACTACAAATTGCAAGTCTAGCCCACTCAATGTGGTCTTGGTGTGACAAAAGTTCACGAAGACGGGAGAAATTATGAGAACTATAAAGGTGAAATAAAACATTCATATTTTAAAAAACTTATTTGCCAACGGTTCTTCAATTGAGCTTCAGTACAATGGTAATTGCATTTAGAATGtgttactaaggtaatcgcaaatagaatcaggaacaccttagacttctgtcaaccaaaggaccaggcaggattccgtaaaggctactcaacaatagaccatattcacactatcaatcaagtgatagagaaatgtgcagaatataaccaacccttatatatagctttcattgattacgagaaagcgtttgattcagtcgaaacctcagcagtcatggaggcattacggaatcagggtgtagatgagccatatgtaaaaatactggaagatatctatagcggctccacagccaccgtagtcctccacaaagaaagcaacaaaatccctataaagaaaggcgtcagacagggagatacgatatctccaatgctattcacagcatgtttacaggaggtattcagaggcctggagtgggaagaattggggataaaagttgatggagaataccttagcaacttgcgattcgctgatgatattgccttgcttagtaactcaggagaccaattgcaatgcatgctcactgacctggagaggcaaagcagaagggtgggtctgaaaattaatttgcagaaaactaaagtattgtttaacagtctcggaagagagcagcagtttacgataggtagcgaagcactggaagtggtaagggaatacatctacttagggcaggtagtgaccacggatccggatcatgagactgaaataaccagaagaataagaatgggttggggtgcgtttggcaggcattctcaaatcatgaacagcaggttgccactatccctcaaaaggaaagtgtacaacagctgtgtgttaccagtactcacatatggggcagaaacctggaggcttacgaaaagggttctgctgaaactgaggacgacgcaacgagctatggaaagaagaatgatgggtgtaacgttaagggataagaaaagagcagattgggtgaggcaacaaacgcgggtaaacgatatcttagttgaaatcaagaaaaagaaatgggcatgggccggacatgtaatgaggagggaagataaccgatggtcactaagagttacggactggattccaagggaagggaagcatagcagggggcggcagaaagttaggtgggcggatgacattaagacgtttgcagggacaacatggccacaattagttcatgaccggggtatttggagaagtatgggagaggcctttgccctgcagtgggcgtaactaggctgatgatgatgatgatgatgatgatgatgatgatgatgattttcatTCAAGTGTGCTTAGTGAGGTTTCTTACTATAATTTCGGCTTTCCTTCAATAGAAGCTCGTAAATCCGTGCTAGTTGACGTTGATTCCTTTTCTACACCTTCTGcactttctgcttttttttcttctcactatATGTGGTTAATGGCCAAAAGATAGGCACAGTAAGTTCCTTCAAAGAGTGATCACACACAAAACATTGCTTTAACACTTtcgttaccacgcctattcaaatcAATCACCGGTGATCGATGCTTTATATCGCCAATTTCGACATGTTGTAGCCGTTTCTTATTGAATTAAGGTCATCTAGTAGTTAGTACAGGCGCTGCACTTTCAGAAACAGTTTAGACTTTCGCGATAATTACCCGAAAATGACGCCCAGCTGTTCACTACTGAGCTTTGGTATGgagtccgagtcgttttattccaccatagtgtatttctgaaagtccgccgcatgtccaacatgtggacctggcattttTCAACTAGTTTCCAAGACTTTCGATTTCGCTTATATATCGCGTAAAATCCCGGCAAGGGGTGCTGCcggtgtcactgcgcagttatcgAAAGTGGCTCCCATAGCGTCGTCCCGCGCGGTCACGTCGCGAGAAAACCGTGGcgctcgaaactatgctgcacccgcgCTTGAATTTAGTGATGAGGGCTCGATTTATGATTCCGAAAATGGCAGCAAAGCATATTCAAGCTCTGACGGTGATGATGTCTTGAGTACGGCCGCGGCGACTgcagctgttcaccggcgagtttcgTTTACAGCCTTATGCGGTTTCCTCCCTTGTGCGGGCTTATCTGCCGATGTTCATGCGTGACCTGAGAGCTCTAatgattatcttcagggtgcatactgCGCTTGCTTTCGATGTGCTGCCGTCGGCAGCAAAGGAACCCGTTCACTCCAAGAAGGCCACCCATAacacatctcggcccagcaccCCGGAGCAGCGCAAGGCAGTTTACAACGACGTGAGATTACTTTCTGCTCTTCTTCAttgcagaggtgataaagacaatctacaaaaatgcaaacagatatgcttggatgcataattcTGTAGTTGAccagctacgctgagagcgatCAGTCCTAGAAAGAGGCgcatgactctagacgaactgGTTGAAGTACATTTGTTGGACTTTTCATCGGGCCATAactcagaagatgccgaaaaggcggaactgcaaaatgtgttacgacATCCGCAAAGTTGAACAGAAATCAGGCGTTTTGTGGGAAAAGTGCGGAGGGCATCTATGCTTCACAACATCCATGgactgcttcactgcatggctTCAGCGATGAAATGGTCTTAGTTTCCTTTTTGTACCGGAAGAGCGGCGGTGTACTGAGGACTTATTTTTTCAGACGCTAGTTTTGGGTTAGCTTTGAAATGAATTTATCGTTGAaatatcacgttttttttttttttttatcaactggcagcaaaaatggcgttttctagaatttttatgttttaccAACTAAATTTTTTGTTTGACAacgtatgtttttggaaagaACATTTCGTTATGTAAAATATGCTATGCTTCAATCTGTGGgggaatattatttgtagtggtaaatattTTCTTCCCGAGACCTACAAAAAACCACCATTTTCTCGCGGTAACGAAAGATTTAAAAACGTCTCCATGCAATACCATGACAATTGAACGTCACTGCAATGACGTATCATGAATCAGCATTCTCTACCTACAATGTACGCTTGCCAATCGTCGGACGTCACGTCCACGTCAGTTCACAAGATCtcttttagagcacagctctcaggcgcccgttcctgggttcaGTATCGGTGTCCCTtagcgtaaccgcgcgaacgccaCGGCTCGagcattcgtcgtcgtcttctatgcACAGCTGGCtcatcggcgtccctcggcgtagcCGAGCCAACgttctcgtgccactgctcgcgcgttcgtcatcgtcttctcttTCCACAGCTAGCCccaatgccgctcatcatgccagtgaGTGTTCCCGTATTGCCCCTCCCTCTGCCGCGGCCGCTGGCCGAGGCCGTGCCTCTGCGAATgggctgatggcactggcccagtGCTATTCGCTGCGGTGATTTCAGCCTCAAaatctttgcctcagtatatcgcgaaatgaataCACGTATCGAACTGCGCTCGAATTTCGTATTACGGAGTATTGTAATCATCGAACATTACATCTTGAATGCCTTAACAGCGCTGTAAAACTGGAAAAAATTTTTTGATCATTATCGGCACAAACTTTGCGTGCCCGAAATTGCTAGAAGCGAATAAATTGTCGCCTGCGTAACACTTGTATTGCTTTGCAAACAGTACGTCTATCCCCCCTAGTGAGTTTGTGCCATTGTTCAAgaaaccgtcatcatcatcatcagattgACACGCCAATGAGAAATAAAAGAAGTCCGCCCGTGCACCCCGCGTCCGAAAAGCAAACGGCCAAGCTTGACACATTTTCACAGGGAAATAGCTCACTTGAAATAAACTTGCGCCGATCGAACATGCGGATCTGTATGTACGACGATGAATAGgggacgacgatggaatgacgggGATAGAATGACTACGACGGCATGACAGCGATGGAACGGCCACGAAGGCATGgcaacgactgtatgacgacgacacaatgGCGGATAAGGCATGACGGAGGGGGCTTGACGAAAGCGGGGTGATGACAGTGTAATGAGGATGATAAAACTACTATGAAGACTACTATGAAGACGACTGCAGGAaaacgacgcaatgacgacgacggcatgacgacaatggtatgacgacgactgcactgcgacaatggaatgacgatgCTGAAATGACAACGACGCCGCGGAtaagatggcatgacgacaatgggatgacgaagtTATAACAACGACGACTTTATGACGACGATAGAGTGACGACAGCGCGTTgacaaagctggagtgacgacggAATAGAGGCGATGAAACAATGACGATGGTATCACGACAGTCGTATATGACCACGAATGCACGATGACGACTGTGCGATGATAAGAATGATATGACGATGACAGTTTGCTGATGGTGGCGGGGCGACAGCGAAATGATGACAAAGGAATGACGactgaatgatgatgatgatgggactAAGACGGTGTGTTGACCAAGAAATGACCACGCCATGACGACAAAAGAGGGAAGACGGCAGAACGAAAAGGACGGCATGACAACATAGGAATAATCCTAGTTTAATGAAGGTGATGAAATGGCGACGATAGAATAATCACGACAGCATCGCGAGGGTCGTGCTTACGTAGATCACCTGCCTCAATGAGCAACCTAGGTTTACGCTATATCCGGGTCTAGTGTTCGATGTGCCCAGTAACGGCCATTCGTGAAAGACAGCAGCTGGCATCCACCTCAAAAAATTAAAACTGAAATAAAATCTAGATATGTTGGCTTCAAGACGCGCTGAGCCCGAAGTGCTCAAACGAGTATCTTGCACTAAAATCATTCGCGACTAACATGCTAACCCTTGTTCAAGGGCAAACTTACCTGTGCGCCATCTTTGCTCCGGTCACCGAATGAAACCTGTAGAGACAGGCACTACCTTTACAAAGAAAGCACTCGGGAAGCGTGATGGCCGGGAACgacagcacaattttttttctttattcagatCGACTTGCGCGTTGGGCGATGGCTGCCACTTCAGAGAGCAACTGTGTGGAGCTAGGAGCAGAGCAGAGAGACACGCTGTGGGGAGCAGGCGGCGGCCATTTTTTCTCGAGGAGGGGTGGTGGCGGCTAGCCTGTCGTGGGGCCTTTCTGACGCAGCAGAAGGCCACCTGGACCCCTACGCCAGGCTTCCCACCTTAAACGTGAAGGTGCGCGTCGGTGGAGGCGCGTTGGGCTCCGCGTTGAACGCGGGCTTGTCGGCAATGTCACTCTTCCCGTCCTTGCTCGGCTCATCGTCAGTCTGCGAGGCGACTTCAGCATCCGCGGGCGGCTTGGCGTCGTCGGGCTTCGAGTCGGCAGCGGCGGGAGTCGTGCCCTCGCCTTCGGCGCGGGGAGCCTCCTCGACGACGGGTATCGTCGGGGAGACCACTTCGTCTCCAGACGGGGAGCGGGTGGCCTCACCGGACGGCTTGGCCGCCTCCCGCGACGACGGCCTCGGGCCGTCCGCGACGACGCCTTCGTCTCCCAGCTCGGGCTGGCTGGCGGCTTTGCTGGCGTCCCGGGCGGCTTCAGCATTGGACCCCAGCGTAGCGGTGTCCGTAGATACGTCCATCGTGCCGGGTGGATGTCGACCGTCTGGGCTGGCCTAGGACCGGTGCACCTGCGCGAGGAGCGTGCTTCGAACGTCGCGTGCCGGCGCGGTCAACGTGTCGGGTTGCTCATTGGCTGCGCGGCATCGCGCGATCGCCAGATCTTCGTTCTTGTCTTCCGTTCATAAATCACTCCAAGTGCCTCATCGTGGGTAAAATAAGGCGAAAAAGAAGTCTTCCTCCCATTCACAGGAAAGTGACGGTGATGGTGCCAGGGCACATCAACCGTACAGATAGGCGGGAAAATCAAAGCTGTTGCACAGAGTACGCAGTGCAAAGAGTGAAATTAAAGTAGGTGATGCTTTTCGGGGTTGCTTTTAGACAAGACTACGCGCGCTTGGTCATGGAACACAACTTTCTTTCCTATACCCGGCCACAAACTCATTTAACGCAGCAAACTCAAACAAACTGTTTGGCTTGCTGCGTCGTGGATCGCATTGGTAGCTGCAGAAGAAATCTAAATGAATCCGTTTACAGCGCAAGATCGGCTTattacctaccacgacatctgcacacactaccgattaggcCGTTTAACCTTtgcgccactcatgggcaaatccccgcacAGGTGtaaagttctgtggcgacagctgcaaaCTCGCACCTTTCcttccccttacctcctccaccgcattcatacctccatttacctttctccctcttgcaAATTCTGAGTCCCTCcgaaagcagacttaaaccacatcatgtgacTGTGCCCTGAGcaccccctttcctcaagcaattaatatctagtgactacCAGTGGGAGGCCGCCTTGCGCAGTTCGAGGCCCCACCTTCAGGAGGCCACCCAGGAGTGGGCTGAGGGGGTACAGGAGGCCTACTTCAACTAGTTCCTCCCCCACCCTGTATtccgttgcccccttccctttaatgaGGGGTAAATAATGTTTttcgtcatcttcatcatcatcatcatcatcatcatcatcatcacctacATGAATGAATACAGTGGCGCTAGCATTTGAGGAAGAAGTGTTGACTGTGCTTGTCCATGGCAATGGCCTGGCGCGAGCCACATCGTTTCATTTCCTTTTGTGTTCACGCGCTCTCAGTAGAATACAATTGTAGTAGGCGACGCCTGCTTGCTACAGCTAAATATCACTGAAAAACTTTGTCATTACAACTATTTTTAGGTCTGCTCACGTGTTTTTGTTAGTTGCAGGACGAAAATTCGGCAGACACTTAAGACTgattacgtgtgggaatgcgaaagcattgtagtcgctttggtgaaatttttttctgcgcattccttgtccgcgcaagctctcaccgGCGTTTGAACTGCGTCTCGGTAGAGTCAAATgaaaacgcgctcgcttgctcAAGAGGAGCTCATAACTTGAaagaccgctcagcggcattcaattggacaataacttttttttatgcactcatgcgctcatgacgtggcgccacctcctagcCATTGGCTTCGCCGTCACGGGCCAACGACGCACGCACAAGGACACACGTTTAGTCAGCGAGATGGCTGCGGTGTTacgtgcgcaatgacgcacgcactacaCTCATACTGTACGCATTATCTCAcaagctggttgcagcactgccgaacGTACGAGGCGTGcacaggcaatatccttgcgcagcggtATATAGCTCCAGGTGTAACTGGGTTATTATTGGCTACACTGTAGAGCAAAGCCTCCTCTATTTTGTCAATGCCAGTGCAATCTCTCGCTCCTCAATGGAAGCCGTTGGTGCGCCTTAGTTCAGTGACTTGCCGCGATGCGACGCTACCTAGATGATGCGAATAGTTTAGCTATGCTTGCTTCCGTAAAGTGGGCGTTTAAGCGCGCGCCGCTGCCTTTCCCGATGAGAAGTGGTAGACGCTACGTCCCTGCATCTGTCAGGTGTCAGGTTACTACGCGTCCGTCAGTCTTCATCCGACTTCCGCTGTGACTTCCACCCACATGGAACTCTCCCCCACGACCATAACACAAGCCGACAGGAGAGAGTAAGAAATGACGATAGGAGAGGGTGGTGAATGGTCGGATCTGCCGCATCTGGCTGGTATTGAAGAAAATAGAGGACGCGGAGGCCACTCTAACCGTGGCAACATGGCAGTGCCCATACAGCACCGACAACGCACTTCGATAGGAATTCGCGCTTGTTACTGGCTCCCCGCCCtgtcagaaagaaagaagcgGCAAAATCTGTCATCTGTAAGTCTCATCTCAAGCTGAGGTAAAAGCATTAGGTATGATTTGCCGTAATTATTGAGATCGGCTGTTTGTTTGC
It includes:
- the LOC126522382 gene encoding uncharacterized protein, whose translation is MDVSTDTATLGSNAEAARDASKAASQPELGDEGVVADGPRPSSREAAKPSGEATRSPSGDEVVSPTIPVVEEAPRAEGEGTTPAAADSKPDDAKPPADAEVASQTDDEPSKDGKSDIADKPAFNAEPNAPPPTRTFTFKVGSLA